Below is a genomic region from Papilio machaon chromosome 11, ilPapMach1.1, whole genome shotgun sequence.
GTGTTGGCGAGGGGAGAATATCGAACCGGATGTAGCGATGATCCGATAATGTCTCCACCCCAACCAAGACCCTCCAATTCTGCATGCGACATGCCAGTGCGGGATTTGCGAGCGTGACGTCCACAATGGACCCGCCCAGCATGCGCACGCACGTGTACTCCGTGCCTGTGTTCATTGGCACCAAGTTATGTTGGGCCATCCATTCGAGCAGTAATTCGCCACGACAATCCGAGACCGAGGAACCCCAAGCCCTGGACTTTGCATTGAGGTCCCCGGCCACAACAATATCCAGCGGTTGCCCCCATTGGATCAGGGTGTCGACTTCATTTAGGTAGGCGTCAAAATCCGCCAGCGACCGGTTCGGCGAGCAATAGACCCCAATCACCGCGACGCCGGCGGATTTGACGCCTACGCATCCTCTACCTTTTTTGTGTGAGACAATTGGGTGGTCGGCTTGGGTGTAAAGGGCCACTAATTCATCGAGGTCTCCCACCCAATTGCCTCTATTCGGAACCGAATATGGTTCCGAAATCACCGCTATATTAATTGACCACTGCGCCAGGCTCTGGATCAATAAATCTTGAGCTCTGGCGCAGTGATTTAGATTCGCTTGTAAAACTTGTATAGCCATATCAATCACGTGTGGCTTCGACAACCTCCATACGTTCCCCGCTCGGTGGGGCAGCGCTGCGGCGGAAAACCAGCGATCTCCTATTAACCGTCTTTCTGGGCGCCGAGCAATTTAGACTCCCCAGCCGGTGTTTGGCATCCTTGCCCGCCGCCGCGCACAGGATGCAGTTCGGTTGCGACGGGCAGGATGCGGCCTTGTGGCCCTCTTGTCCACATTTATAGCAGAGTTGGCTACGATCTTCTGCTTCACATTGACTAGCTGCATGCCCTTGTTGCATGCAGCGATAGCATCGTAGTTCTCTGGGTCTGCCGATGGTGACCTTGGCAGCCACCCAGCCCACTAAGAAGCGGCCCGTCGCTATTTTCTTCGCTACTGTAACAGGGACCTGAGCCCAGATGTCGAATAGGCCAGATCTGTTCTGGCGGAGTTGGCCAGTTCGGACCTGGTCTGCCGCACATGTCCCTTTTTTGACTATGGCCTCTTTGACCTCCTCAGGTGTAGTCGAGTCGTCCAGACCTTCGATCTTGATGTCTATCATTTTTTCGGGTCTGGAGACCTTGATATCGTCGTTTTGGTAAATTTCCTGGAGCTTCTGCGCCAGGATGTCTGCCTTCGGGGCGCTGGTGGCACCGGGGATGCGGATGATAGTGGCCCCGGTAACCGCCCGACGGAATTGCACCGCTTCTATACCTATCACCTCTTTTAGATCGAGCTTTGATCTCGCCTCTTTCAAGACACTACTATATGTTAGCCCCTTATTGATTGCCGCTTCGGTAAGCGTCACGACAACGGCAGAGCTTCGAGGTACTTTTAGTCTCTGCGGTCGCGGTGCAGGCGCAGATGTTGGTGCCTGCGTGGGAGCCGCTTTCGACTTTTGTCGTTGTGCCTTTCCATTTCTCCCTACAGTTACCCAGTTCTCCTCGAGCGCGTCTGGATTTGGAGGACGACGAGGAGGGGCGGCATTTGATGGTGCTACGGGGGCGACAGGGGAGGACTTTGAGTTCTCGCTAGTCGACGGCCGAGTTTTCTCCTTCTTTTTGGCTCCTTTTTTGGAgtctttcttatttttcttcttgGGCACGTTGGGCGCCTGGCGCTTGAGTCCACTGGGACCGGGCTGTGCTGGTGCCGGGGGCACCTTTGTCCCAGCTGTTTTTTGAGCACCCAAAGATGGTACGGGTGTGGGCTCCGCGGTTGCAGTCGCATACGTGCGGGCCTCCTTCTTCTTGTCCGACGCTAATGGTGGTCGCAGGTTTCTTTCGGGGAGCAACCTATCCTCTAGGGAAGCCAGGCGGGCATTGAGCATACCGCCCACCTGGACCATTACCGTCCTGCAAATATCCTCAAGAGAGGTCTCTGGTTGTGGTTGTGGGGGCCGGACAGGGACGGCCTCCATTGTCGTATCCATGAGGGCATTGGCGGAACCCTGCTTCCGCACCCTCTCCATCTCCTGGCGCATCTCATTCAGCTCCTTGCGGAGGCTGGCCATGTCAGCTTGCAGGCGGGCATTATCTGCTTGCAAGGCGCGCGTCTCATCCGATACCGACCTCTGGGCGAGGCCGGCGACGTCCTCTTTAATGGCGCTGACGGCATCCTGTAGTGCGCGCACAAAGGTTCCCTTAAGGTTTGACGATTTCTTCGCCACTCTTTCGACTACGTCGAGGCTGGATCCGATCCGTTTGAGGACGGTGGTCGCCGTGTCTTCTTCAACTTCCAGTGGCGCGGCATTTGATGGACCTGCCGTGACCAGAGCCGATCGAGTCTTGCGGGCTTCCAGAACTGAGTCAAGGAGTTCCGCCTCGGCTCGTGCCCTCATCTCCGCCTCTGTCGCCTTTCTCAATGATTCTTTGGCGGCCGCCAGCCCGACGTACTCGCCGGTGGTTGGCGGACGGCCGCGTCCCCTTCTTTTGTGTACCCCTTTGGCGGGGGTGTCTGTGGAGCTGCCGCTCAACTCCTTATCTCTGGGCCTCTTCTGGCCGCGGCCCTCACTCCAGAATCTTCCCGCACCTTCCTGGTCTAGGGACTCCATGGAAGCAAAGCGGCTGGAAGCGCTTGCCATGGAGTCTCTGCTGTCTGAGTCTGAATCTGACAGCCTCCTCACTCTCTCTCTCTCCTTCTCTTTACTTCCTCCTGCTGAACCTATCCTACTCTCCTCCTCCACACGGCGAATGGCCCCCCCGTATACAATGGGGCCGATGGGCCGGCTGTCCGACCCACCAAGGGATTCCCCGCGAACGGGACCCTCCCGGgtagttttttctttgttcgtcgtgttcatgttttttattcccCTTAAAAGCCCCCCCCGGTGTTGCCGCCCTCGCCGCTGGTCTCCCACCAACGATTCATCCCTTCGCCGGGCGGCGATGCTTGGGAttagggtaattttttatagaggttttcttcctcgcagccccgcGCTCAGTGCGCGGAGCCCCCGTTCCCGCTCCGTGCGGGTTTACGGTTTGCCCGACGGTGGCCGAAGCCAGCCGCCGCGCGGGGCGTTTCCGCCCAGAAaggggtaattttttagagaggttttcttcctcgcagccccacgctcagtgcgcagggcccccggtccgctcagtgcggattacggtttacttggcgtccaccgatcatgaagaccagtgggcgaccaagtgtggtgttgccaccagggtaattttttatagaggttttcttcctcgcggccccacgctcagtgcgcagagcccccgtttccgctaaGTGCGGATTTACGGGTTTGttggtgtttggttcgcggggcgaaaaaagccctaccccagcaatatgccggggcgttcccctatccaccacccggggacgcgccacgtcggagttcacctc
It encodes:
- the LOC123721403 gene encoding neurofilament heavy polypeptide-like — translated: MNTTNKEKTTREGPVRGESLGGSDSRPIGPIVYGGAIRRVEEESRIGSAGGSKEKERERVRRLSDSDSDSRDSMASASSRFASMESLDQEGAGRFWSEGRGQKRPRDKELSGSSTDTPAKGVHKRRGRGRPPTTGEYVGLAAAKESLRKATEAEMRARAEAELLDSVLEARKTRSALVTAGPSNAAPLEVEEDTATTVLKRIGSSLDVVERVAKKSSNLKGTFVRALQDAVSAIKEDVAGLAQRSVSDETRALQADNARLQADMASLRKELNEMRQEMERVRKQGSANALMDTTMEAVPVRPPQPQPETSLEDICRTVMVQVGGMLNARLASLEDRLLPERNLRPPLASDKKKEARTYATATAEPTPVPSLGAQKTAGTKVPPAPAQPGPSGLKRQAPNVPKKKNKKDSKKGAKKKEKTRPSTSENSKSSPVAPVAPSNAAPPRRPPNPDALEENWVTVGRNGKAQRQKSKAAPTQAPTSAPAPRPQRLKVPRSSAVVVTLTEAAINKGLTYSSVLKEARSKLDLKEVIGIEAVQFRRAVTGATIIRIPGATSAPKADILAQKLQEIYQNDDIKVSRPEKMIDIKIEGLDDSTTPEEVKEAIVKKGTCAADQVRTGQLRQNRSGLFDIWAQVPVTVAKKIATGRFLVGWVAAKVTIGRPRELRCYRCMQQGHAASQCEAEDRSQLCYKCGQEGHKAASCPSQPNCILCAAAGKDAKHRLGSLNCSAPRKTVNRRSLVFRRSAAPPSGERMEVVEATRD